One window of Agromyces rhizosphaerae genomic DNA carries:
- a CDS encoding metallophosphoesterase codes for MSRIALGQDDVPTHVIAHLSDSHFLAGSAPLHGAIDTDRTFARALDQVEASGRPIDAFVLTGDIADLGEPEAYARIRGMVEPVAERMGAEVVWVMGNHDERTPFRAGLLPVGRAHGAGEDPVDYVVDVAGLRIVALDSTDGGYHHGRLDAAQLDWLAAVLAGAPEHGAIVALHHPPLATPLPVMEVLELQRREEFARVVAEAGPRVRGILAGHMHYGSSGVFAGAPVSVAAATAYTMDLSAPARELVGVDAGQAFALVEVRPTGLISATVPIGRPTPVSGFDGEFLDRLEALTPEERIELFSRKR; via the coding sequence GTGTCGCGCATCGCACTGGGCCAGGACGACGTCCCCACGCACGTCATCGCGCACCTGAGCGACTCGCACTTCCTCGCCGGCAGCGCGCCGTTGCACGGGGCGATCGACACGGATCGCACGTTCGCCCGCGCACTCGACCAGGTCGAGGCATCCGGGCGCCCGATCGACGCGTTCGTGCTCACCGGCGACATCGCCGACCTTGGCGAGCCCGAGGCGTACGCGCGCATCCGCGGCATGGTCGAGCCCGTCGCCGAGCGGATGGGGGCCGAGGTCGTCTGGGTGATGGGCAACCACGACGAGCGCACGCCGTTCCGCGCCGGACTGCTCCCGGTCGGCCGCGCACACGGAGCCGGTGAGGATCCCGTCGACTATGTGGTCGACGTGGCGGGCCTGCGCATCGTGGCCCTCGATTCCACCGACGGCGGGTACCACCACGGCCGGCTCGATGCGGCGCAGCTCGACTGGCTGGCCGCGGTGCTCGCCGGTGCACCCGAGCACGGTGCGATCGTCGCACTGCACCATCCGCCGCTCGCCACGCCCCTGCCGGTCATGGAGGTGCTCGAGCTCCAGCGGCGCGAGGAGTTTGCGCGCGTGGTCGCCGAGGCCGGCCCGCGCGTGCGCGGCATCCTCGCCGGTCACATGCACTACGGGTCGTCGGGCGTGTTCGCGGGGGCGCCGGTCTCGGTCGCCGCAGCGACCGCCTACACGATGGACCTCTCGGCACCCGCGCGCGAGCTCGTCGGCGTCGACGCCGGCCAGGCCTTCGCGCTCGTCGAGGTGCGGCCCACCGGCCTGATCTCGGCCACCGTGCCGATCGGTCGGCCCACCCCGGTGTCGGGTTTCGACGGCGAGTTCCTCGACCGGCTCGAGGCGCTGACCCCCGAGGAGCGCATCGAGCTGTTCTCGCGCAAGCGGTGA
- a CDS encoding tyrosine recombinase XerC encodes MRLAVAVERYLDELSAVRGLSPRTVDSYGSDLADLTGFADGRGVTDAAELDLDLLRDWLYDATERGLARTTIARRAAAARGCTAWLARRGLRDDDPGARLRAPKSRRSLPRVMSADQAAELLADASARAEEGDPVAVRDVAMLELLYASGIRVSELTGLDVDDIDRWRRTVRVLGKGGKERVVPYGAPAADALERWLRNGRPAVLARGEGGSDAVAAAFLGAKGARISPRIVHRLVADVLDAFPGGGPAGPHTLRHAAATHLLDGGADLRTVQEMLGHASLGTTQIYTHVSAERLKESYRLAHPRA; translated from the coding sequence ATGCGACTGGCCGTGGCCGTCGAGCGCTACCTCGACGAACTGTCCGCCGTGCGCGGACTGAGCCCGCGCACGGTCGACTCGTACGGGTCCGACCTCGCCGACCTGACCGGCTTCGCCGATGGGCGGGGCGTGACGGATGCCGCTGAGCTCGACCTCGACCTGCTGCGCGACTGGCTCTACGACGCGACCGAGCGCGGACTCGCCCGCACGACGATCGCCCGCCGCGCCGCCGCCGCTCGCGGGTGCACGGCGTGGCTTGCCCGTCGGGGACTGCGCGACGACGACCCGGGGGCGCGGCTGCGCGCGCCGAAGTCGCGCCGGTCGCTGCCGCGGGTCATGTCCGCCGACCAGGCGGCCGAGCTGCTCGCGGACGCGTCCGCGCGCGCCGAGGAAGGGGACCCGGTCGCCGTGCGCGACGTGGCGATGCTCGAGCTGCTCTATGCCTCGGGCATCCGCGTGTCGGAGCTCACGGGGCTCGACGTCGACGACATCGACCGCTGGCGGCGCACCGTACGCGTGCTCGGCAAGGGCGGGAAGGAGCGCGTCGTGCCCTACGGCGCCCCGGCGGCGGACGCCCTGGAGCGCTGGCTGCGGAACGGCCGCCCCGCGGTGCTCGCGCGGGGCGAGGGCGGGTCGGATGCCGTCGCCGCGGCGTTTCTCGGGGCGAAGGGCGCGCGCATCTCGCCGCGGATCGTGCACCGGCTCGTCGCCGACGTCCTCGACGCGTTCCCGGGCGGCGGGCCGGCCGGTCCGCACACCCTGCGCCACGCGGCCGCGACGCACCTGCTCGACGGCGGCGCCGACCTGCGCACGGTGCAGGAGATGCTCGGCCACGCGAGCCTCGGCACGACGCAGATCTACACGCACGTCTCGGCGGAGCGTCTCAAGGAGAGCTACCGCCTCGCGCACCCGCGCGCCTGA
- a CDS encoding murein hydrolase activator EnvC family protein: MTARHPRTPHRPRPSSRAVRARIAARDSRATRAARGAAAVALLMAFPAAIASASAAPASADPATAPPSVANVSEAPGRAWRWPVGAPIAVLAGYRAGDTVYSAGHRGIDLAAAEDDPVLAPADGTVAFAGWVGDRTLVTIDHGGGVVSTLEPVRASVAVGEAVAAGEVVGERSTGGHCADCLHLGARVDGRYVSPLVFLGGVPRAVLLPLD; the protein is encoded by the coding sequence ATGACCGCTCGCCACCCCCGAACTCCACACCGTCCACGCCCCTCGTCGCGCGCCGTGCGCGCGCGCATCGCCGCCCGCGACTCGCGTGCCACCCGCGCCGCACGTGGTGCGGCCGCGGTCGCGCTGCTCATGGCGTTCCCAGCCGCGATCGCCTCGGCGAGCGCGGCCCCCGCGTCGGCCGATCCTGCGACCGCTCCCCCATCGGTGGCGAATGTCTCCGAGGCGCCCGGGCGTGCCTGGCGCTGGCCCGTCGGTGCGCCGATCGCCGTGCTCGCGGGCTACCGCGCGGGCGACACCGTGTACTCGGCGGGCCACCGCGGCATCGACCTCGCCGCAGCGGAGGACGACCCGGTGCTCGCGCCCGCCGACGGCACGGTCGCATTCGCGGGCTGGGTGGGCGACCGCACGCTTGTGACGATCGACCACGGCGGCGGCGTGGTGTCGACGCTCGAGCCGGTCAGGGCGTCGGTCGCGGTCGGCGAAGCGGTCGCCGCAGGCGAGGTCGTCGGCGAGCGTTCGACGGGCGGGCACTGCGCCGACTGCCTGCACCTCGGCGCCCGCGTCGATGGGCGCTACGTCTCGCCGCTCGTGTTCCTCGGCGGCGTGCCGCGGGCCGTGCTGCTGCCGCTCGACTGA
- the rpsB gene encoding 30S ribosomal protein S2: MAVVTIRQLLDSGVHFGHQTRRWNPKMKRFIFTERSGIYIIDLQQSLAYIDKAYDFVKETVAHGGTILFVGTKKQAQESIAEQATRVGQPYVNQRWLGGLLTNFQTVSKRLARMKELEELDYEGTTSGFTKKELLLKKRELDKLHKSLGGIRNLAKTPSALWVVDTKKEHLAIDEAKKLGIPVIAILDTNCDPDEVQYPIPGNDDAIRSVSLLTRIVADAAAEGLIQRHQKPEEGAEAAEPLAEWEQELLQAQTPAQSSAETDKVDGATAEAQEVAEVPDVVAAEAATEAPAADEAAAK, translated from the coding sequence ATGGCCGTCGTCACCATTCGCCAGCTGCTCGACAGCGGCGTGCACTTCGGGCACCAGACCCGTCGCTGGAACCCCAAGATGAAGCGATTCATCTTCACCGAGCGTTCCGGCATCTACATCATCGACCTGCAGCAGTCGCTGGCCTACATCGACAAGGCCTACGACTTCGTCAAGGAGACGGTCGCCCACGGCGGCACCATCCTCTTCGTCGGCACCAAGAAGCAGGCGCAGGAGTCGATCGCCGAGCAGGCGACGCGCGTGGGCCAGCCCTACGTCAACCAGCGCTGGCTCGGTGGCCTCCTCACCAACTTCCAGACGGTGTCGAAGCGCCTCGCCCGCATGAAGGAGCTCGAGGAGCTCGACTACGAGGGCACCACCTCGGGCTTCACGAAGAAGGAGCTGCTGCTCAAGAAGCGCGAGCTCGACAAGCTGCACAAGTCGCTCGGCGGCATCCGCAACCTCGCGAAGACCCCGTCGGCCCTCTGGGTGGTCGACACCAAGAAGGAGCACCTCGCGATCGACGAGGCCAAGAAGCTCGGCATCCCGGTCATCGCGATCCTCGACACCAACTGCGACCCCGACGAGGTCCAGTACCCGATCCCGGGCAACGACGACGCGATCCGCTCGGTGAGCCTGCTCACCCGCATCGTCGCCGACGCCGCGGCCGAGGGCCTCATCCAGCGCCACCAGAAGCCCGAGGAGGGCGCTGAGGCCGCCGAGCCGCTCGCCGAGTGGGAGCAGGAGCTCCTCCAGGCGCAGACCCCGGCGCAGTCGTCGGCCGAGACCGACAAGGTCGACGGCGCCACGGCTGAGGCCCAGGAGGTCGCCGAGGTTCCCGACGTCGTCGCCGCAGAGGCCGCGACCGAGGCCCCGGCAGCCGACGAGGCCGCCGCCAAGTAG